The Branchiostoma lanceolatum isolate klBraLanc5 chromosome 3, klBraLanc5.hap2, whole genome shotgun sequence DNA segment CGAGGCGTGTGCCTGATAGGAGCGTCGTCCAGAGTTGTTTAGACCTCCTACAGTGACTGAACGTtctttactgttgttgttgatatcatcccaaaaagaaagaaaaaaggctGCACTCTCCTCCATGGCCACCTGCTGACACCTTTACCCCTTAACTGTTTTCAAAGCCGCTGGTGTAACAAAATGGAGGTGAACTTTTCGTGACCTGAACTTCATACAGTAGACCCATTAGGGTGCACGTTCCCTCTCATTCCTGCAGTATTGAGTTTCGCTCTCACATATCTGGCCATGCGGATACTGTTAAAGTTTCTGTCCGTTGGAAGATTCAATCAAGGATTACTGACTTCTCAGGACGTTGACTGGATAGACTTGTCATAACAAAAACACCAGCCGCAGCTGGGCAAGGCTAAACAAACTTCGCTGGCGACAACTGGCTGGCGGCCAACACGTGGCCGCCTTAACGCCATGCAAGCTGATTCTCAGATTCCTAGAAGTCTTGGGGTAGTTGCATGATGACTTTTGagtgtgtttttttccttttatttttacttgcaCATTCTCCACTTAAATTTGGGGATTCTACTTTTCTATGTGTATTCAAATTACTAAAATATATGACATTCTTTCTGGCATCATGTAAAAGGAAAGAGCAATATTTATTACAAAGTACTCAATGTTTAAAAGATACAATTAACGCAATTGATTAATGCAAGCACAGATTTAAGGCAACAACACTGCATCTACAATTGTTTCTCTCCATCTCTCCATCTAATAGAAATCAATGCACACAATAAACCCAACGGATAGGTTATCACCAACACTACGACTTTAAGGGAAACCTGTCATGATGAATTGAAATCATGAAACATCTCTTGTAGCAATCACAAAGAATCTTCAATCTGATGGTCCTATATAATCAAACAAAAATATCCTCTGACACTCGGGCAGATGTCtaatctttttcttttattatttcCTTTTACCAAATATGCAAGTTTTTCAGTTGTGACTTGTCCACTCGTAGCCATCCCAATGGCAAGGACCACACCCTTTCTCAGGGTGACATCTTCTGGGAAGCATACTGTATCAGTTCTGACCTGTTTTGTGCTCATGTCTGTCATCGCTGATCTACCGGTCCTCTCCGTACCAGTGCCCCATTGAAACTTACAATAACCTCTTCATTGTAAGGTTACAATAACAAATATACCATCACGTAGCACATTGGGAAATAGCTAAAAATGGGTAGGTTGCTCTGCGTGGGGCAGAATAGACCATGTCAAGCAATGTTACCAGAGAAACTACCAAACAATAAACAGTAACTGTCCAACCATGTTTTACTCTTGCCCCTGCCAGATTCTTGAGGACCGCAATGGAGATGGATTGATAAAACTACAAGAGCGTACAGAAATCGCAATAAAAGGTGGCACTTAGGACATTTGAGAACAAGTGTAGCTTGTAAGGACTCACATCTTCTCTGACTTTCATTCGCAATGACCCGGAAGATGTGTCAAGGGGCAGCCATTATCGCTACTCGCTTTGGCATAatgtcgtcatggcaacgggtCGTGCTGCACACCGTACCGTTCCCAGCTTTTGCGCGCACCTGCTGGACATTGTGTCGCCCAAACAATCATCAACAAAAGCTGACAGGCGCAGAAGAAATGGCTGCCACCGTTGGCTACTGGGTAACAAATGGCACAGGGGGAACCCAAACCTCCTGGGAAGCCCAACTTTCAAACAATCACAGCGATAATGTGTCCACTTGAAAagccactatctttcatcatcaGTAAATAGCCAATAATTCATGGGTATTATTTCTTCATGAGAGCTTCTCGAGGAGAATTTCTTTCTCCCCATTTTCCATCAAAGGGTTAAGGTTTCTCCCTGTAAAACCAGACAGAGCAGAAATGATACTAGGTAAATACCAGGCACAAAGGAAAACTCAACAGCAGTGTAAAACATGGCCGACGGGCCACTTGAAAGTTGGAAACAACACAAGGATTCGATCTCTATCTCAAGAAGCAAGATCCCCTAAAGACTCTGTAAGCACGGAAAAGTGTGTAGAACATCGCATTCCTTTGGAGATGAGCCAGTGCCATTAGGGCATTGGCCCCACATTTCTGTCTCCAGCAGGTTCTGTGCAAACAACCCACTGATTGGTCAACCTCTTAATGACTTCCCTTGAGCTGGAAGTTGATTGGTCCAAACATGGATGTCACCAATGGAGCAGGACAACCATtagttttatgcaaatgaggaggaGGGCAAACATAAAAATCTGGGGTTCAGAGGCAGGTTGGAGAGTGTTCCTTACGACTTCAGCTAGGAAACGTCCCTCTCCAGTCTGGTGAGACATTGCCCAGCACAGCGACAGAGATCTCACATCTAGGCACAGGTAGGCTGGAGAATCTCAACTTCTACTTCTTCTTGGAAAAATAAGCTACTGATTTTAATTTCCTCATGCATGCCATTTTAAGGCCACTAACTAATcattttggttgttttttttcaaaatgatgacTTTCATGCACAAACACTTAAAAATGTCATATCTCCTTATAATTATTCCAGACGACACACGGCTCGAGAGTTGGGGACTGTTAGTCCAACCTTCAGAAGCACAGGTAGGAATTGAAATGTGATATATTCATACAATTACACTGTACAGTTAACAACAGCACACAATCACATACCAACATCAATGCCTCTATGAAATAGGACTGCAGATTCTTCTAACTTTGTTGTATTTCTGAAAATCTGACTTTCTTCTTCTAAAATGCCAAATATCTAGCCAGGTACTTGTCTTTCCTCTTAGATGCTGTTGATGACCCTAATAAGGGATTAGCTATGTTCAGCAGGGGCCAAAAAAGTCAGACTTTCAATAAAGCTCCCCAAATTCCACAGAAATGAGCTAAGATGTATACAAATCTAAAGCATAATAGACCCCGTTGACTTGCGAGTACAGCAGTGCAGATCACTTTGTTTTTAGCTCCTAGCTCTGTTTCCTCACAGCCATGTGTGATCAAGTTGTGTGTATATGAGAGAGACAGGCTAGGTCACTAAAGTCAAGATGTATATTTGTACAGCCAAGGGGGACGGATCTAGATGGAGGCACTGGTTTAGGGTGTTGTAGAAAGACATAACCACTGAGGAGGACCCAAGGGTAGTGTTATAGTTGGTTTCCAACAAATCCTCAGGGCTAAATGTGCAGAAATTATCTTGATCCAGTTTTAGTTCACAGAAAGTTTAGTCTCCCAATGGTCAAAACAGAAAGGGCAGATGCTACAGACAGTTAATACAGGTTCAAGGTTTGATATGAGCCTTTCCTGCTACTAATAGTACTAGAGAGCCTTTAGCTTATCTTGGAAAGGGGAACTTGAAAAAACTACTCCATTTTTGTTAAATTATATTAAGGAACTCACAAGTCTTTACTTAAAGTCATTTTGCCATGTCATAGTTTGCTTAATATACAATTCATGTTTAGAGAACTTTTTTATGGTGAGTTTCCTATATAAGTGGCTTGGATATCCATTTCCACCTGCGTGAGCCATGTAGCACTGAAGTCTACCTCAGCACAGGAAGTGTGCAAACATAATGGGCAATAAGAATGCAATGCTTCACGCCTTCTGAAGTACAATACCTGTTTTGTTTAGACAAGCTGACTGGTCAAAGGAGAAGAAAACTGTTAGGTATTCCACAGGAAACCAACAGACGTCAAACTTCCTCTAATTTATCATCAAGAAATTCCTATATGGCATTGTCAAGGCTCTGGAAAGCCAGAAAACGATACAATTTTGGCAGACTGTTTAAAACATCTTGCAATCACAGATTGGGCTTAGAATAAGACAAAGCAATTACTACCTGAGTAAAGGAGTTGCAGAGGTTTTTGATATACTCAGTAGTTTTACATTCAACAGGCAGCACCTGATGCACGTTAGTTTAGGGCTACCTCActccccaaatttgcataaactgCAGCATATAAGTTAGTAGGGGGACACTTAAGAACTTAAGTCTCTTGTCGTTTTGTGCTGAGACATCCATGGAAGCTCCATATGAAGTACTTTTACATGGAAATTGCGACGGCATGCCAATCTCTCAAAATGTCCCCATCTAAAATAGCATCTCATGTGCGGAGCACGTGACATCTACCCCTCTCACTTTGATACATTGTACTCTGTTTATAACACTTAAGGCTTTGTTTTGACAACCTCACCTGTTTTGAAACAAGAGGACCAAAATAACCATCTTGCCACCTCCCACTGAACTGTGAAAACCTAGCCCTGACCCTTGCTCTAACTGACACCAAGCACAAAAACGACTCTTGTAGGGTTGTATCTAGATTGCAAACCGTGATACTCCCTCCTTAAACTCAGGTATCAAGAAAGCTCTTCAGTCTCCTGTGGGAAAATAAGATTGACCTGAGAGTTAGATGTCCCTTTGTTGCAAAAAGCTTACATATCATTGTAACCTGTCGTTCTAAAGCAGCAGGTGGGGCAATCAGAGTGGTGCAACAAAACTCCTTGGATCGGAGGGGTCAGCTTCTAAGCTGTAGGGCTTGAGGCATCTTTGAGTAATACAGAACTTCTTTGATTCTCTTGTCAATTTTGTTAATCAACAAACTAGTACTAACATGCCAATTGCTCTTATAATCTATAAGCCTCAATTATAAAATATTGGATTcattgaacatttctgcacagACACAAATTTGTCTGTGCAGAAATAGCATGCACAATTATTTTTCCTTTGGGAGCTGATTTTGGGTATGATGAAGCATCATATTGTCATTAAACTTTCTTCATCAGAAAATTCAATGAGTTGAACTACCAAGACATAGGCAATCAACACATGTAAGAGATATAAGATTCTGacatctttctttttcttaaccagaTCTGATCAAGTGTACTTCTGCAAAGAGGATACCTGACTGACGTTACACAGAGAAGGGAAGACCACAACCTGCTAAACAGTGTCAGCAGACAGTCTGACGGCAATGGCCATGGAACTCAACAGGCGTTACATTTTCCTGCTCGTATCGTGCCTCCTACTACAGCACCTTGCTATGGTTACCTCCTGTCCAACCAGCCCTGCATGCTCCTGCGATGGCACAGACGTCGACTGCGACAGTCTTGAGTTGAACGTCATCCCAACCAACATACCCACTGATACCACTGCTCTAAGTCTCTCCCAAAACCAAATTTCAACTCTCTCTGTTGACGTCTTCTGTCCCTTTGACAGTTTACAGACTCTTGACTTATCCTACAACCATCTTGAGGTTCTTGGAGAAGCAGCGTTTTGCAGGCTGTCCACCATAGTGACACTTGACCTCTCACACAACAGCCTTCAAGACATTCATGAATCCACATTTGATGGTCTTTCATCTGTCCAAACTCTGAGACTCTCGTACAACAACATGAAGACTTTGCCAAATGACTCTTTCTCCGACCTGGCAGGTCTGAAAACGATTGACCTGTCCCACAACTCTCTGACAGAGCTGCCTGAAAATATCTTCCTCTCCAGTGATCTCAACAACCTGGATCTTTCCTACAATAGCTTAACCTCCTTCCCTCTCTCTCAGGCTCTGCCACTGGATAAAAGCTTTGCAAGTATCTTCAACTATCAACTCAAAGTCGACTCCAACAGAATCACAACCTTCCCTTCCTCTGCCTCTGCACATTTTGAATATTACGTGTGGGCAACAGTAACTATGGCAGACAATGCCATCAGCTGCGATTGCGAACTACTGCCATTCACAAACATGCACAAGGCAGGCATCTACAGTCCATTTGATTGGCCAGTCTACCTGGCATGTGGCAGTCCTGATTGGCTACAGGGACAACAGATCTACTACCTGGACACCGCAGAACTGACCTGTATCGCCCCAAATATCACGAGTACCGCCCAGGATCAGGATGTAAACGTGGTCCAGGGAAACAGCACCATATTGACCTGTGATGCAACTGGACTACCAAACCCAACAATCGTGTGGACATTGCCAAGTGGCGTCACTATTGATTCTTCTACAGAGGGAAACACCAAATTCACCCTATCAGAAACTGGCGCATTGAACATTGCTGACACAGAACCGGCTGACGAGGGCAGGTACAAGTGTGAAGCAGAAAACACATACGGAACTGTTGCCATCTACCACAATGTTACTGTAATGAAAAGGCTGATGAGTGAGACAGTGGACAACAGTACACAGAAGACACTGCTGTCTTCAACACAGGCTGTGACATCGCCTGTGACTGAGTCAGAACACAGCATCTGGAACAGTCTCATCCCAGATGAAGCCATGCCAATCACTGTGATCGTATCGTCCATGGTTGGAAGTGTGCTAATCATTGGCGCCAGCATAGGAGGGGTTAATCTTTGTATTACAAAGTGTACGGCtgccaaaataacacaagtggTTCCCATTTAGACACCTTTTTGTGATCTAAAGTCTTAGGAAATGCTTTCTTGTCCTCACATCAACTAAGTAACCCATGTGAGCATTTGtacaaatgacatacatgtatttatgatatTCAGTTGTAAGTATAAtatagtactgtactgtaatacAGTAGTGTCTTCTGTGTACTAAATTAGGTCTGCATGACTGTATATAGCTGTGGGATGGACCTGTTGAATTGCACCGTTGAGAGAAATGACGACACTCACCCCAGATTTTGCTGCCAGAGCTTTCCCCACCTGGTTGTGGATGTTGGTCAGCATTCTCATGGCCTAAGAGTGGAGCAAGGTGATTGTTTTAACTTAGAACCACAAACAAATTTGTGTGGAATTTCTATGAAAATCTTCTGATTTTATGTATTACATATAATGTTGATAATCAAAGGCAGATTTAATACTCATGTACATTTTGGTACTATTGTATAAGACTGGTGTATATATGAATCATGTACAGCCTCTAATGTTTCGTATTTGTAaattttatgatgatgatgataagatgAATGTAGAGTGAATATATGTAGCTATAAGAACACCATATTGTTGCAGCTGTATTTTGTGGTTTTGCCTGCTTGTAAGTGAGTAAGTGAGCGAGTGATGAGTATGGGTGTGAGAAAAGAAGGAGGAGGATAGGAAAcaagagagggagggagagaggaaAAACAAGGGATACCTTACAGTACCTGCAGAAAACTGAAAGACTCT contains these protein-coding regions:
- the LOC136431066 gene encoding peroxidasin-like, translating into MAMELNRRYIFLLVSCLLLQHLAMVTSCPTSPACSCDGTDVDCDSLELNVIPTNIPTDTTALSLSQNQISTLSVDVFCPFDSLQTLDLSYNHLEVLGEAAFCRLSTIVTLDLSHNSLQDIHESTFDGLSSVQTLRLSYNNMKTLPNDSFSDLAGLKTIDLSHNSLTELPENIFLSSDLNNLDLSYNSLTSFPLSQALPLDKSFASIFNYQLKVDSNRITTFPSSASAHFEYYVWATVTMADNAISCDCELLPFTNMHKAGIYSPFDWPVYLACGSPDWLQGQQIYYLDTAELTCIAPNITSTAQDQDVNVVQGNSTILTCDATGLPNPTIVWTLPSGVTIDSSTEGNTKFTLSETGALNIADTEPADEGRYKCEAENTYGTVAIYHNVTVMKRLMSETVDNSTQKTLLSSTQAVTSPVTESEHSIWNSLIPDEAMPITVIVSSMVGSVLIIGASIGGVNLCITKCTAAKITQVVPI